Proteins found in one bacterium genomic segment:
- a CDS encoding type II toxin-antitoxin system HicB family antitoxin: protein MPEYLVPLTIEPLKEGEYLATSPLLQGLVAQGRTISETLEIAEDVARKLIESYIEHNDPLPAELTLVSNEKFKLETKIPLPVEI, encoded by the coding sequence ATGCCAGAATATCTAGTTCCACTGACAATTGAACCCCTGAAGGAGGGTGAATATTTAGCAACAAGCCCTCTTTTACAAGGTCTTGTTGCCCAGGGTAGAACAATATCTGAAACATTAGAAATTGCAGAAGATGTAGCAAGAAAACTTATTGAATCATATATTGAGCACAATGACCCTTTGCCGGCAGAACTTACCCTTGTATCAAATGAGAAATTCAAATTAGAAACCAAAATCCCCCTGCCGGTGGAAATATGA
- a CDS encoding type II toxin-antitoxin system HicA family toxin, whose translation MISLPSCKPIDVIRKIRKAGFIFDRHAKGSHEIWYNPRTHRRTTIPNHPGKDIAKATLCAIIEQAGLTVDEFLNL comes from the coding sequence ATGATTAGCCTGCCCTCCTGTAAGCCGATTGATGTTATTCGCAAAATTAGAAAGGCAGGCTTTATCTTTGATAGACATGCAAAAGGAAGCCATGAAATATGGTATAATCCACGAACTCATCGTAGAACAACCATTCCTAACCATCCAGGAAAGGATATAGCAAAGGCAACCCTTTGTGCTATTATTGAACAAGCAGGCCTGACGGTTGATGAATTTCTTAACCTTTAA
- a CDS encoding ATP-binding protein — protein sequence MLLKGPRRVGKTTLFYQLVDKLIKDRINPKDICYISFDDPLLKIPLEEILRVYEEYRGKRFNQGRSYLFLDEAQFLKDWELTVKLYIDRKFPIKFFISGSSISLLTQKVDSLAGRTIEEMLFPFSFREYIGLFAPSINLKEHIQKEGFPNSFPLSLSPFIEEIKILFRSFLQKGGFPHLYEEEEEMFPRLLKDEILDKVIFRDLVEMYKLREPSSLERLFYYLGKNTSSVLNLTTLSQTLGISRVVVERYISYLERSLLYFRLPKFSSSLKKRLRSNPKGHIIDPSLGNLFGANKDQILESAISSSLFPSFKGNIYFWRDQFHEVDIIVDKEEIIPIEVKNSESEEVPKSLIYLMEKLNLSKGFVVYQGRFKKTHLKGKKVVFYPSWYFLLL from the coding sequence ATTCTTCTAAAAGGACCCCGCAGGGTTGGAAAAACAACCCTCTTTTATCAATTAGTAGATAAGCTTATAAAAGATAGAATAAATCCAAAAGATATCTGTTATATCTCGTTTGATGACCCTCTTTTAAAAATCCCCCTTGAGGAAATCCTTAGGGTCTATGAAGAATACAGGGGTAAAAGGTTTAATCAAGGAAGGTCTTATCTCTTCCTTGATGAGGCACAATTCTTAAAGGATTGGGAATTGACCGTAAAGCTCTATATTGACAGGAAATTCCCAATAAAATTCTTTATTTCAGGCTCTTCAATATCCCTTTTAACCCAAAAGGTTGATTCCTTAGCGGGTAGGACAATAGAAGAAATGCTTTTCCCATTCTCCTTTCGGGAATATATTGGGCTTTTTGCCCCTTCAATCAACCTAAAAGAGCATATACAAAAAGAAGGCTTCCCTAATTCTTTCCCTTTATCCCTTTCGCCTTTTATTGAGGAAATAAAGATTCTTTTCAGAAGCTTCTTACAAAAAGGGGGTTTTCCCCATCTATATGAAGAAGAGGAGGAGATGTTTCCAAGGCTTCTTAAAGATGAGATATTGGATAAGGTAATCTTTAGGGATTTGGTTGAAATGTATAAGCTCCGGGAACCATCCTCTCTTGAAAGATTATTCTATTATCTGGGAAAGAATACCAGTTCTGTGTTAAATCTAACTACCCTTTCGCAGACACTAGGTATTTCAAGGGTTGTGGTAGAAAGGTATATTTCCTATTTAGAACGCTCATTGCTCTACTTTCGTCTGCCAAAGTTTAGTAGCTCTCTAAAGAAGAGGTTGCGTTCGAACCCAAAGGGTCACATAATTGACCCTAGCCTTGGTAACCTGTTTGGGGCAAACAAAGACCAAATCCTTGAAAGCGCTATTTCTTCCTCTCTCTTTCCAAGCTTTAAAGGAAACATCTATTTCTGGCGAGATCAATTCCATGAGGTAGATATCATTGTTGACAAGGAAGAGATTATCCCCATAGAGGTTAAGAATTCAGAAAGCGAAGAGGTTCCAAAGAGCTTAATCTATCTGATGGAGAAGCTAAATCTATCCAAAGGTTTTGTTGTCTATCAAGGCAGATTCAAGAAGACCCACCTAAAAGGTAAAAAGGTTGTCTTTTATCCCTCCTGGTATTTTCTTTTATTGTAG